From a region of the Cololabis saira isolate AMF1-May2022 chromosome 8, fColSai1.1, whole genome shotgun sequence genome:
- the slc6a11a gene encoding solute carrier family 6 member 11a: MADCNLFQLLTKSPSQPQERGKWGSKKEFILTVAGAIIGLGNVWRFPYLCYKNGGGVFFIPYILFLVTCGIPLFVLETALGQYTSQGGIVCWRKICPLFEGMGYASQIIIFYASFSYTVILAWAFFYLFSSFSGELPWATCNNAWNTDRCVEINNYNITANWTYPVNASSSSVIEFWQRRVLNISSGIESLGNLRWDLSLCLLLSWVICYFCIWRGVRSTGKASYITATFPFLLLMVLFVRGITLPGALHGIKYYLYPNPARLADPQVWTDAGTQIFFSYALCLGFLTTFGSYNKYNNNCYRDSFYLCLLNSGTSFISGFAIFSILGYMSQKQGVDISTVAESGPGLVFIVYPQAVTLLPWPQVWSVCFFLMIILLGIDSQFTGVESVMTSLTDVCPSQLRKGYRRELYLLMICAVCYTLGLLSVTEAGAYILQIFDHYVCSGPTLLLMAILESLIVGWIYGAGRFSDNIEDMIGYKPLPLFKYCWLYITPLISMGTFVFLLVRYTPMKFNNTYVYPWWAYCIGWFLATSSLSMIPLNMIFILAKGKGTLWQRLKASIQAADDLPMVAKEMASIRDSTA, from the exons ATGGCAGACTGCAACTTGTTCCAACTCTTAACAAAGAGTCCTTCACAACCTCAGGAGCGTGGCAAGTGGGGAAGTAAGAAGGAGTTCATTCTGACTGTTGCTGGTGCTATTATTGGCCTTGGCAATGTATGGAGATTTCCATATCTTTGTTACAAAAATGGTGGGG GTGTATTCTTCATCCCTTACATCTTGTTCCTTGTGACCTGTGGAATTCCTCTGTTTGTACTGGAAACGGCACTCGGCCAGTACACCAGCCAGGGGGGCATCGTGTGCTGGAGAAAGATCTGCCCATTGTTTGAAG GGATGGGATACGCCAGCCAAATTATCATTTTTTACGCAAGTTTCAGCTACACTGTGATTTTAGCCTGGGCGTTTTTCTACCTCTTCTCTTCCTTCTCTGGAGAGTTGCCATGGGCCACTTGCAATAATGCATGGAATACAG ATCGTTGTGTGGAAATAAACAACTATAATATCACTGCTAACTGGACCTACCCTGTGaatgcatcatcatcatctgttATAGAGTTTTGGCA GCGACGAGTCTTAAATATATCCAGTGGCATAGAGTCCTTGGGAAACTTACGGTGGGATCTCTCTTTGTGCCTTCTTCTATCCTGGGTCATCTGCTACTTTTGTATCTGGAGGGGAGTGAGATCCACAGGAAAG GCTTCCTACATCACAGCAACATTTCCTTTCCTCTTGCTGATGGTGCTGTTTGTCAGAGGAATTACTCTCCCTGGTGCCTTGCATGGGATCAAGTACTATCTGTACCCCAATCCTGCACGGCTCGCTGACCCACAG GTCTGGACTGATGCTGgcacacaaatatttttttcctatgCATTATGCTTGGGTTTTCTCACTACGTTTGGAAGCTACAACAAGTACAACAACAACTGTTACAG AGACTCCTTCTATCTCTGCTTGTTGAACAGTGGGACCAGCTTCATATCTGGATTTGCCATTTTCTCAATTTTGGGCTACATGTCACAAAAACAGGGTGTCGACATTTCTACTGTTGCTGAGTCAG GTCCTGGCCTTGTCTTCATAGTCTACCCACAAGCTGTGACTCTTCTGCCTTGGCCTCAGGTCTGGTCTGTGTGCTTCTTCCTGATGATCATCTTATTAGGGATAGACAGTCAG TTTACTGGGGTGGAAAGCGTCATGACCTCTTTAACAGACGTCTGCCCTTCCCAGCTCCGAAAAGGATACCGTAGAGAACTTTATCTGTTGATGATCTGTGCTGTCTGCTATACGTTGGGGCTGCTATCAGTGACAGAA gcTGGTGCATACATTCTTCAGATCTTTGATCACTATGTATGCAGTGGTCCCACTCTTCTTCTGATGGCAATTTTGGAGTCTCTGATTGTTGGATGGATTTATG GAGCTGGACGCTTCAGTGACAACATTGAAGATATGATTGGTTACAAACCTTTGCCACTATTCAAGTACTGCTGGCTGTATATCACGCCTTTAATTTCCATG ggaacctttgtgtttttgcttgtgAGGTACACCCCAATGAAATTCAACAACACTTATGTGTATCCTTGGTGGGCTTACTGCATTGGCTGGTTCCTGGCTACGTCATCCTTGTCCATGATACCACTCAACATGATCTTTATACTGGCCAAGGGAAAAGGCACTCTGTGGCAG CGTCTTAAGGCAAGCATCCAGGCTGCAGATGACCTTCCAATGGTGGCAAAGGAAATGGCAAGCATCCGCGATTCAACGGCATGA